ATTCGCTAAACCACACTAAATGTCACAGAATAACGCACACATAAACAGCGCCGATTAGTAATCGTTGGTAATGTACAGGCGAAACAAACAGAAGAGCGAGGCCTGACCTGGAAGGGCCAGACGTGGGAGCCCTCGAGCCCCTGGAACGCCCTCCGGATCCGCTCCAGCCTCCGCTCATGGTCCTGCGAGGCAACAGGCAGATCTTCTCAGGACCGCCCGGCCGCCCAAACCGAAGGGGGAAGGGGATGCGGCGGTTACCTTGAGGTCGAGGGGCTCCCCGGCGCGCTTGAAGTAGACCTTGACGAGGAGGAGGCCCTCGTCGTGCTTGCAGAGGACGGACTTGAGGAAGCGGCCGCGGCTGACGAGGTCGAGCAGCACGAGGTTGTAGGTGGAGGGCAGGTCGTGCAGGTAGTactccgtcgccgacgcctgcgTCGTCCGCGCGATCTTGTTCCCCATCCCCGCGGCGGCGCCCCCTCTGCCTCTcctgtccccgccgccgcggcggaggggctcggtcgGCTCGGCTCGCCGGGGCGGGAGCCGGGGTGGGGCGCGGTGGGGTTTTGCTTCTGGGCGCGGGTTCCGCGGAGGGGAGGGGAGGTGCGTGGCGTGGGGCGGAGGCGATCGATGATGGGGTCTGATGGGAGGACGCCGGTTGAATTGGGGGAGAAGAGAAGGAGGCTGGACCGCGGCGCGGAGGTGTGTCGTGTTGGGCTCTCCATCGGAAACCAATCCAACCCCCTGCCTACTGGCCTGACTCTGATCCGGTGGGAAAGGAACCCGGTTCGGTTTACAAAACCATTAGCAccgactttttttttgaaaaacatttgttcCTTTTTTTTCAAAAACAATGTACTATGGTGTAGAAGTATTCAGATTTGTCAGGGAGTAGTGCCTCGAGGCAACACGGCCAAGACCTCGCAGGAGTCGTCCCCGGCGACACGGCCAGGACCTCGCCGGAGACGGGACGACGCGGCGTgggaggagagggaggggggttGGGCGGAGAACCCGACTAGAGGAGAAGACTCGGGTGGAGGAGGAAGATGCAGTGTCAGCCGTCGAATTTCAATCAGAAAAAAATTGACTGAAACATCTTCTTTTTCCAAGCAGTTGTCACAAGGTATTTTGTATTACCTCCTTCCCACATTacttgtctagatacggatgtatctaagaCAACTAATTCGGGACGGAGGTAGCACATCATAGGGATACATGCACATGCGTGAAATACTCGAGTTACGATTGGCAAAGCAAATGCTACTAATTCACCATTGTTCTCCATGGTATGATTTGGCAAACAAAAACACGAGTCAGACGCTTGCACTTGCAACACATCAAACATGACAAGATCTTATATCAAACATGATAACCTACACACACACTGCAACTCGTCGGGGACTATTCAGCTGACGCCGGGACTCAACATGCTGCTGCAAGTACACCGAATTGGTGGTTGGAGCTTCGATTGGTGTCCCGGCTTCGGCCTGAAGAGAAGATGCAGCATCAAATTCCTAGCCTTTTATGTCGAGGGCCGGTTAAGCTCCTGCAATGGACATGAAAGATTAGCCGTGAGCTAGTGGATGTGCAAAGGAAAAGAGGGGCTTAAGCATGTGGAATtcttactactactactattgATGGCCGCTGGCATCGTGAAGCGGCTCTTCGCTCCCGTTTCCAGATTCTGCAACATGTTTTCCCGTTAGTCAGAAAGGAAGCAACAGCAGTAAGAGATGGCTGTGGTGTCAGGAGCGAGCAAGTACCGGTAATAGCTGCCAGATTTTCCTCTTTGTACATTCCAAGAGGTGACCCGTGCACGGATAAGAGCATCTCGCCATTCTTGGGTTGTCTTACTGATTTCGGTGCCATGCCAAAAGAGAGTCGACTGCTCGTGGCCTGTTCAGGGTTATGTTACAGCACAATATGTGAGCTCAGAAGGAGATTCAAGATCAAACATTTCGTGTCAAGAGGGTTAAACACAAACCCCGGGTGTCTGTAGAGAATCTGGTGCTCCTATCGTTTGGCTCTCGCGCAGCTCACTCCAGTTCTTCAAAGGATCAGAGAAAAATAAAGAGTTGTCAAGGGTACAGAAAAATCATCCCATACCATCACTGTACAAAAGAAATACTTACAAAGTTGTTAAAATCAAAACTGTTCTCGATGAAGTTCTTCTGCACTGCACGCATCATATAATAAGGTGAGAAGATCAGTCGAGTCAAGCTGCTTTGGTGCCTATAAAAGTACATGAACAACAAGTAGATAGCGTTTGAACCTGAATCTCCTGAGAAATGAAAACCAGCAGCAGTTGCCAATGACGTGATCGAAGCTCGCGAAACCTTGTCATCCCTCTGGTCTCCATTTATGAGATCATCCCAGTCTTTCCATTTCAACTCAAGCTCACCCTGCTCTTCGTTCCGTACAACTGACACGTTGGGCAAGTTCTCCTGAAAAAATTGCAAGGCGGGTGTTTCTAGTTGCTCCTTGGAAATGTAGGATCGCACCAGACGCAGCCGGGAGAGCACGCTCTCAGTCTCTGCTGCTTGAATAGCTCTGATGGCAGCTTTCCGACGTATGACTATTCATTGAGGACAGTAGATTAGCAATTGAATCCTGATAATTACGTTAAGGTAAAGGACAGTGCATCTATGATGAAAGAGAGTTCAGATTTTGACATGGCAGCTGAAAGAGAGTTCCCTTCAAAAGAATCGTAGTGAGAGTTTGATCAGGCATGCTAGAGCCAAGTGCCCAGAGAATAAGATGTCTGTATATTTGCACTAGATTACAACCTTCCTATTGACATTagatttcaaaaaagttcaacCTAAAAAGTGGACTGTATCCTACATTCCTACTCGACTGCCAGGACAAATTGGGGATGGTGAatcctttttttttttttgaaaccaaGGTATTcccaaaaaaactggaaaaatacTTTGCATCCAAAGCAGCGTCTTCCAGCGGCGACCAACGTGGAAGGAAATCTCTTAGGGCGGCCACGAGGGCCAAGAAATGCAGTGCGGCGGCGAGATACGACctacggcggcgagcggcggcacgAGTACGACGGCGCTCTTCCTCCTCCCTCTATCTTTTCTTTCCCCCGCGCCTACTGCTTAGTGTTGCTAGCCACAAATCTAACACCTAAAACTGATTTCGGGCGGGGCGGATTGGGGGGAGGGGAGTTAGGGCTCGGAGGCACGTACACTCTTGGTCGGCGGACCACCGCAGCTTCTCCTCCACCGACGCGTCGGggccgggcggcgacggcggggacggcggtgacggcggcggctGCTTGGCGGCGGGGCGAGCCCCCCGCTTCTTCCTCGGCGGCATCGCCGCGGGCTTGacgggaaggggaaggggaaggggaggggcggaTTTGGGGAATTGGGGGCTCGGGGAGCTTGGTTTGAACGGGAGAGTGTGGGATCTGTGGCTGTGGGGGAAAAATGAGGGATTTACTTGGGTGTTGTATCGCCATGAGGCCCATGGTTCCCTGGGCTCGTAGAGCCCGCGTGAGAGCCCATGTTGCCGCATGGCAACCAATGTTGTATTTTTCTTTCAGAATTGTTTTATTTTTTAAACACGGTACAGGCACAACCCTATCCAAATAAGCACTTCTGAGAGATAGTCAGTAGATCTTCAACTTATGATTTGCGGCCCAACTTTTTGGAGTATCCGTCCAACACCATTACATagtagagcatctacaaccagaccCATTAAATATCACCCTCAAACATCCGCGGACGTGGCCGGCATGTCTGCGGACAGCGCCCGATGACCCCTCAAATGTTCGTGCCTACAGCTATGTCCTTCGTACCAAATTTTCAAATCCATACATTCTCGTGCAACAAAAAATAAGCACACTTAGGTCATGTAGATCACACACATAGCATACAAATAGttcatcatactccctccgtcccaaaattcttgtcttaaatttgtctaaatacggatgtatcaaatcactttttagtattagatacatccttatcaagacaaatctaagacaagaattttgggacggagggagtacatatcatCGGACTAGAAAAAATTGGCATGTTCTCAATACTAGAGTTATGAAGAGAGTTTACCCGCGGCTGCCCTTGCCTCTTTGTCGCCATAGCGCTGGAAGACGCAACACGGGTCAAGGCAGATTTGCTCGCTCCTGGAGCTGTAGGGGTCGGATGCGGCaccgtcatcctcctcctcctcctcctcctcctccgaagaGTGCATGAGCATCGTAGGTTTGCTCCAATGCGCAGGCACACGCATCCCGGGCTTACCGCTTCGCCCAGATGTGGGAACGGGTGTCTTCGGCAGCCTTTGCCTCCGAGCCCTTGTTCGACGCGACGAAGCGCGACTCAGCCTCGACATGCCGGTCCTCCGCCTCGTTCTTGCTGCCGCACCTGGGGCATTTGCCGCATTCGAGGCGGTGTGTAGTGTCATCTTTTAACACAGACTCGGAGTTGGACGTCGCCAAAACGATGACCCAACGCATGGGTTCTGCGACCATCCTGGGAACATTCGGTGAGGAGCACCTATAGCGCCAGCCGACGCTCACCGGCTCCTGTACCGTGGTCGGGCGCCTTGAGACGCGAGGCCACTTGTGCGGACCACATTTAAGCACATGTGCATTGAAAGAGGTctaaggcccctcccaatgctccaccttgtacaggtgctaagggtgTCATGTAGGcgaaaaatctgatgtggcaagacAATTAAAAGGAGAGAGATGAGTTTGGTGACcccagtgtaagtgcatctagtgccccttagtgattttagtgtattgaagacttataggttaagggactaatatgtttgtgagtgtacacaggctctataagtcaatgaggagtttgatacttaaagtgaaagtcgacccctaaaaatgaatgtcttcggttgaagactttggttctcctgaagacttcgaaagtgaagaaattggtgtgaccttgaagacttcgatattcatgtgaggaatctggagcgtgaagacttttgttttcgtagtttcattttcttcttcttgagtcataggaaacaccgtactgttaaagggggtcgaggtaatactaaggaaaccgatttccaagtgatgctcatctcaaaatcctacacctacccaatccttcgtgtgaagccattggaaatctcatatcagttcagtcaatttcttcagtgatagagacgaagatcttctggtctctgaggaatatGTTCttattgaggagttaggaattcgccagtgcggattgcctacacagtgaggaacatgatagccctgaggaattcgaacctcaaatccgaccgttgttgtgctacgcgccagctctccaaaatatcctaccacctaacggtcatatcagacaagggcatttatgtcttatcatgtcgggctactccctaggctataaatagccgccccctacaaccactagctggttggctgctccgagagaaactgacacttgtcatttgagagcatcccattcctctgaggactttgagcgaaaatcatcaagtgaggaaaacccaaatcccaaaacccaaacctacaaacaccaaagtgattgggcatcacttaagagattgttcctgtgtggaaccgatgcttgttacctttgaggattgtgtatcctccagacgtgtaagtgcatctagtgccccttagtgattttggtgtattgaagacttataggttaagggactgatgcgtttgtgagtgtacacaggtctataagtctatgaggagtttgatatttacagagaaagtcgacccctaaaaatgaagttcttcgactgaagactttggatttctgaagactttccgaagactttgaaagtgaagaaattggtgtgaccttgaagacttggtaatcattcaaggaacatgaagcttgaagacttttgattttatagtttcattttctcttttttgagtcataggaaacaccgtactgttaaagggggtcgaggaaatactaaggaaaaatttccatgtgatgctcaactcaaaatcctacacctaccaatcccttcgagtgaagccattggaaatctcatacagttcagtcatattcttcagtgacagagacaaagttcttctagtctctgaggaatttgttctgattgaggagttaggaattcgccagtgcggattgcctacacagttaggaacatgatagccctgaggaatttgagactcaaaattccgaccgttgttttgctacgcgccagctgtcccaaaatatctacccacctaacggtcatatcagacaagggcatttatgtcttatcatgtcgggttgctccctaggctataaatagctgccccctacaaccactagctggttggctgctctgagagaaactgacacttgtcatttgagagcatcccatcctccgaggactttgagtgaaaatcatcaagtgaggaaaacccaaacccaaaccttcaaaaccccaaagtgattgagcatcactgaatagattgatcctgtgtggatccgacgcttgttacctttgaagactgtgcttcttccagacggttaggcgtcaaggtctagagcatccaagaggaattgtggatcgccgagtgaccaagtttgtgaaggcccggaagtcacctgaagacttaccatgagtgattgggcgaggtatgtgtgactttagctcaaggagaatacagtgaggactgtgtgtcctcgagtttaaatacttagccgctccaaccagatgtacaactgagacagcagttggaactagtctaccaaatcattgtcttcatcgagcttaccggttctatttcctcaactctttcatttcctcatttctgttgttgtgtgcttgttcatatctgtttgaagactttaactgaagactttctcaatttcctcagtttgaTTTCTTCAGtatgtccatcttcatcttgtgttatcttgTGCTTATGCTTTCTATACTTTGTGCTGGTCTTCatctcatcatgatgactatgcatgtgttctgctatgtttacttttgagtacttattccgctgcaagtagttcttcatttaggaatttcctcaccagcaaattcctcagtgaagaattcataaaaatcgcctattcacccccctctagtcgatataacgctctttcaattggtatcagagcaatgtactccctttgttctgtgtgattttggtttaaccgcctggagtttcagttatgtcgaccacaggtatgatcaaggtctctgctgggtgtcctaccttcgatggaacggactacctctactagaagaataagaagcgaatgcatcttgaggcaattgataacgatctctggtatgttgtggaaaatggtgttccctcagtcacaccttccctgaatgttgctgatgtgaagagattcaagcaactcgattctcaagcaaagaacatcatatgtggccatctgagcaaagggcaatatggtagagtgagtgctttggaaactgctaagcttatctgggataggctctccaaagtaaatgaaggagtctcaactcaacgtgactctcatgttgacattcttcgcaatctcttcaaccgcttcaaaagactcgacaatgaaaatgttcagcaaaccttcgatcgcctcactgatatctcaaatgagcttcaagcgcttggcaccactgacatcaccgaacatgaggtggtgaagaaattgttgagatcactCGATTCCTCaattgacactctggcactgatgattcaagagcgtgctgattacaaatCACTTGATCctactgatatcctcgagaggctaaacactcatgagttccagcttgctgagaataGAG
Above is a window of Triticum aestivum cultivar Chinese Spring chromosome 6B, IWGSC CS RefSeq v2.1, whole genome shotgun sequence DNA encoding:
- the LOC123134814 gene encoding uncharacterized protein, whose product is MPPRKKRGARPAAKQPPPSPPSPPSPPGPDASVEEKLRWSADQEFIRRKAAIRAIQAAETESVLSRLRLVRSYISKEQLETPALQFFQENLPNVSVVRNEEQGELELKWKDWDDLINGDQRDDKVSRASITSLATAAGFHFSGDSVQKNFIENSFDFNNFNWSELRESQTIGAPDSLQTPGATSSRLSFGMAPKSVRQPKNGEMLLSVHGSPLGMYKEENLAAITESGNGSEEPLHDASGHQ